The nucleotide sequence GAAACTAATGGTTTTGATCTGGTGATTTGCGGAGATGTCCTTAAAAATCCTGAAAAATACGGAGATTGTGTGCGAGTTCATCTCGATCATGGTGTGGGTACAAAAACCTTGCGAATCCGCAACATAAAAAAACAACCGGATTATCATTATCACGTTTTTCTGGAAGGTCAATACTGGTACGATTATATCAAAAGTCTGGGTTGGGAAAACACAGCAGATTTTTACATTACCGGCATTCCCAAACTCGATCCGCTCTTCTGGAAAAAATATTACAAACCTGATGAATTAAGGAAAAAACTGGGTTTAGATAAAAGTAAGAAAACCGTGCTATTTGCACCTTCCTACAAACCAAGCTGCATCAGTTTTGTGCAATCCAAAATAACTCAGCTTTTGCCGAAATACAATCTTATCATCAAGCTGCATCCCTACAGTTGGGGTGGAAAATATGCACCACACAGTCAGCACAGATTTTATGAGAAACTTGCAGCTCAGAATCCCGATGTTTTCCTCATCGGAAAAGAAGATTTCGATATTTATCCATACCTTGTTTTAGCCGATACTATCATCAGTGATACTTCCAGTGTGATCAATGAATTTCTGGCTCTTGGAAAGCATGGAATCATTTACGTTTTACCCATGAGTAAATTGAAACATTCAGATGGCATGGAATCAGTTTCTGTTAATCCGTCTGAGTGGCTGAAAGGTGCTTTTAGTCACATGTTCCAACCTGAAGATCTGCTTCCTGCGGTAGAGAAAGCACTGAATCCAACCGATGAAATGAAACAGAAACTGCAGGAATACAGAGATTATTTTTTTACCGATTTGGATGGAAACGCTTCAGTTCGTGTAAAAGCTAAAATTGATGAATTGATGGAGAGAATTTAGATGCCAGGCCCCAAAAAACTGGTTGGAAAATACGCCAGAATTGCCAATAAAATGCTGCAGAAAATTACAGAAGTAATGGAAGAACATGAGATACCATACATTTTGGAAGCTGGAACGCTGCTGGGAATTGTGAGGGAGAATCGTTTACTGCCCTGGGATGATGATGTCGATATTACAATTAGAAGACATGATTCCGATAAGTTTCTGCGCAACCTGGATGCTTTTCGAAAACTTGGCTATAAAGTCAGAGTGAAGCGTTATCAGCGAAATCTGAAGTATTTTAAAAAAGGCGAATTGCGCATGATCAAGATCAAGCATTTTTCTCTTCCTTTTTTTCAGAGTGATGTTTGTGTGGATGTATTTGTAAAAAAACTGATCGGTGCTGAATATTATTGGACGGTTGGAGTTCACAAACCTGTGCTGAAAAGCGTTCCTCGCAGATTTTATGATGAACTTGGGAAACTGGATTATAATGGGAAAAAATATTCCATTCCTGAAGATTATAAAGGATATTTAACTGAGCATTATGGAAATTGGCAGACACCTGTGAAAGAGTGGAATTTTAAATTTGATGATAAAAGTGTGAAAGAGAAATTG is from Candidatus Cloacimonadota bacterium and encodes:
- a CDS encoding CDP-glycerol glycerophosphotransferase family protein encodes the protein MMIKVLFDLKKEYYFNSLYPMYLELSKDPKYDIYFHVGKDHKRWLGIFLISQTKEIETKLKKQGLKITSETNGFDLVICGDVLKNPEKYGDCVRVHLDHGVGTKTLRIRNIKKQPDYHYHVFLEGQYWYDYIKSLGWENTADFYITGIPKLDPLFWKKYYKPDELRKKLGLDKSKKTVLFAPSYKPSCISFVQSKITQLLPKYNLIIKLHPYSWGGKYAPHSQHRFYEKLAAQNPDVFLIGKEDFDIYPYLVLADTIISDTSSVINEFLALGKHGIIYVLPMSKLKHSDGMESVSVNPSEWLKGAFSHMFQPEDLLPAVEKALNPTDEMKQKLQEYRDYFFTDLDGNASVRVKAKIDELMERI
- a CDS encoding LicD family protein is translated as MPGPKKLVGKYARIANKMLQKITEVMEEHEIPYILEAGTLLGIVRENRLLPWDDDVDITIRRHDSDKFLRNLDAFRKLGYKVRVKRYQRNLKYFKKGELRMIKIKHFSLPFFQSDVCVDVFVKKLIGAEYYWTVGVHKPVLKSVPRRFYDELGKLDYNGKKYSIPEDYKGYLTEHYGNWQTPVKEWNFKFDDKSVKEKLYEEDK